In one Flavobacteriales bacterium genomic region, the following are encoded:
- a CDS encoding acyl-CoA carboxylase subunit beta, translating into MDIEVSRNEDHNKLLVSALHARLKKVHLGGGEKRIEKLKADGKMTARERIDALLDKGAPRIEIGAFAADGMYTEHGGAPSAGVVVVIGYVSKRQCIVVANDATVKAGAWFPMTGKKNLRAQEIAIENRLPIIYLVDSAGVYLPMQDEIFPDKEHFGRIFRNNAVMSSMGITQIAAVMGSCVAGGAYLPIMSDEALIVEKTGSIFLAGSYLVKAAIGEDIDNETLGGATTHSEISGVTDYKCKDDADCLKKIRAIMDKLGKPKDAGFSREKPAAPKADPKEIYGIIPADRAKPYDMREVIARLVDDSEYTEYKEGFGQSIITAYARIDGWAVGIVANQRKVVKSKKGEMQFGGVIYSDSADKATRFIANCNQKNIPLVFLQDVTGFMVGSRSEHGGIIKDGAKLVNAVSNSLVPKFTVIVGNSYGAGNYAMCGKAYDPRLIVGWPSAQVAVMGGDQAAKVLLQIEVAALKGRGEEITKEREAEILGKIRAKYEESMSPYYAAARLWLDAIIDPLETRTWISMGIEAASQSPATREFNMGVLQT; encoded by the coding sequence ATCGATATCGAAGTGTCCCGCAATGAGGACCACAACAAGCTCCTCGTCTCCGCACTCCACGCGCGCCTGAAGAAGGTCCACCTCGGCGGCGGCGAGAAACGCATCGAGAAGCTGAAGGCCGACGGCAAGATGACCGCCCGCGAGCGCATCGACGCGCTGCTGGACAAGGGCGCGCCCCGCATCGAGATCGGCGCCTTTGCGGCCGATGGCATGTACACCGAACACGGTGGCGCCCCCAGCGCGGGCGTGGTGGTGGTGATCGGCTACGTGAGCAAGCGCCAGTGCATCGTGGTGGCCAACGACGCCACCGTGAAGGCCGGCGCCTGGTTCCCCATGACGGGCAAGAAGAACCTGCGCGCGCAGGAGATCGCCATCGAGAACCGCCTGCCCATCATCTACCTGGTGGACAGCGCCGGCGTGTACCTACCCATGCAGGACGAGATCTTCCCCGACAAGGAGCACTTCGGCCGGATCTTCCGCAACAACGCGGTGATGAGCTCCATGGGCATCACGCAGATCGCCGCCGTGATGGGCAGCTGCGTGGCCGGCGGCGCCTACCTGCCCATCATGAGCGACGAGGCCCTGATCGTGGAGAAGACCGGCAGCATCTTCCTCGCGGGCAGCTACCTGGTGAAAGCCGCCATCGGCGAGGACATCGACAACGAGACCCTCGGCGGGGCCACCACCCACAGCGAGATCAGCGGCGTGACCGACTACAAGTGCAAGGACGATGCGGACTGCCTGAAGAAGATCCGCGCCATCATGGACAAGCTCGGCAAGCCGAAGGACGCGGGGTTCAGTCGCGAAAAGCCCGCCGCGCCCAAGGCCGATCCCAAGGAGATCTACGGGATCATCCCCGCCGACCGCGCCAAGCCCTACGACATGCGCGAGGTGATCGCGCGCCTGGTGGACGACAGCGAGTACACCGAGTACAAGGAAGGCTTCGGCCAGAGCATCATCACCGCCTACGCCCGCATCGACGGCTGGGCCGTAGGCATCGTGGCCAACCAGCGCAAGGTGGTGAAGAGCAAAAAGGGCGAGATGCAGTTCGGCGGCGTGATCTACAGCGACAGTGCGGACAAGGCCACGCGCTTCATCGCCAACTGCAACCAAAAGAACATCCCGCTGGTCTTCCTGCAGGACGTCACCGGCTTCATGGTGGGCAGCCGCAGCGAGCACGGCGGCATCATCAAGGACGGCGCGAAGCTGGTGAACGCCGTGAGCAACAGCTTGGTGCCCAAGTTCACCGTGATCGTGGGCAACAGCTACGGCGCCGGCAACTACGCCATGTGCGGCAAGGCCTACGACCCGCGCCTCATCGTGGGCTGGCCCAGCGCCCAGGTGGCCGTGATGGGCGGCGACCAGGCCGCCAAGGTGCTGCTGCAGATCGAGGTGGCCGCCCTCAAAGGCCGCGGCGAAGAGATCACCAAGGAGCGCGAGGCCGAGATCCTCGGCAAGATCCGCGCGAAGTACGAGGAGAGCATGAGCCCTTATTACGCGGCAGCACGGCTGTGGCTGGATGCGATCATTGATCCGTTGGAGACAAGGACGTGGATATCGATGGGGATAGAGGCGGCGAGCCAGAGTCCGGCGACGCGGGAGTTCAATATGGGGGTGTTGCAGACCTAG
- a CDS encoding energy transducer TonB — protein MKLRHALSFLSLMATTACLAQNDNVIDVAVPQREEAHDPNEPFTLVEVMPEYPGGQDAMFAYIGNTLKYPKEAMEKGIQGTVIVNFVVERDGSVNEVKTLRGIGGGCDEEAVRVVRGMPNWKPGKQRGEAVRVKYNLPIRYKLTGSQQK, from the coding sequence ATGAAACTCCGCCACGCCCTCTCCTTCCTCAGCCTGATGGCCACCACCGCCTGCCTCGCGCAGAATGACAATGTCATCGATGTGGCGGTGCCGCAGAGGGAGGAGGCGCACGACCCCAATGAACCGTTCACCTTGGTAGAGGTTATGCCCGAATACCCTGGCGGGCAGGACGCCATGTTCGCGTACATCGGCAATACGCTGAAGTACCCGAAGGAGGCCATGGAGAAAGGCATCCAAGGAACCGTCATCGTGAACTTCGTGGTGGAGCGCGATGGCAGCGTCAACGAGGTGAAGACGCTCCGCGGCATCGGTGGCGGATGCGATGAGGAGGCCGTGCGCGTGGTGCGGGGCATGCCCAACTGGAAGCCCGGAAAGCAGCGCGGCGAGGCGGTGCGGGTGAAGTACAACCTGCCGATCCGGTACAAGCTGACCGGGTCACAGCAGAAGTAG
- a CDS encoding T9SS type A sorting domain-containing protein, which translates to MRIPLLLTALLTATLAVRAQQIGAGAYWSMATCGNAVLHSWGSNIYGQLGDSTSTGHYTAAPVHGLLEVVDMQGGFGHTVALAANSTVWCWGRNDAGGLGDGTTNSSSIPVQVPGLDGVIAIAAGDMFSAALKADGTLWTWGENNYGQLGTGIPGNSSVPAQANLTGVTAMAAGNGHLLVLLANGTVWGWGLNDNHQLGAGLGAPIVADTALQAVGLDQVVAISAGRYSFNAALRADGTIWTWGYNQWGQLGNGGNITGDTPAQVPGLTNIVSIARQGGQGHMCAVRDDGTVWSWGYNLAGQLGNGANSDSNVPVQVGDISDVVAVTCGMSHALALKADGTTWAWGSSDWGQLGYGGLVASYVPVAVSGICAGTTEIREPEAPGALSVFPNPASGIIRLRTEQRPGSTGAIHDALGAKVMDLTAAQLSGSDAIDVSGLQAGTYLLRAIDPSGSAAARVVVQ; encoded by the coding sequence ATGCGCATTCCTCTGCTGCTCACCGCCCTCCTGACCGCCACCCTTGCTGTGCGCGCCCAACAGATCGGAGCCGGAGCCTATTGGTCCATGGCCACCTGTGGCAATGCGGTGCTGCACTCCTGGGGCAGCAACATCTATGGCCAACTGGGCGACAGCACCAGCACCGGGCATTACACTGCGGCGCCGGTGCATGGCTTGCTCGAAGTGGTGGACATGCAGGGCGGTTTCGGACATACCGTGGCGCTCGCGGCCAATTCCACCGTGTGGTGCTGGGGCCGCAACGACGCGGGCGGCCTTGGCGACGGCACCACCAACAGCAGCAGCATCCCAGTCCAGGTACCCGGCTTGGATGGCGTCATAGCGATCGCGGCAGGCGACATGTTCTCCGCCGCCCTCAAGGCCGATGGAACCCTGTGGACCTGGGGCGAGAACAACTACGGACAGCTGGGCACCGGCATTCCCGGCAACTCCTCGGTTCCCGCCCAAGCGAACCTCACGGGCGTTACCGCCATGGCTGCCGGCAATGGCCACCTGCTCGTGCTACTTGCCAACGGCACCGTGTGGGGCTGGGGCCTGAACGATAACCACCAGCTCGGTGCCGGTCTGGGCGCACCCATCGTTGCCGACACCGCCCTGCAGGCCGTTGGGCTCGACCAGGTGGTGGCCATTTCGGCCGGGCGGTACAGCTTCAATGCGGCCTTGCGTGCCGATGGCACCATATGGACCTGGGGCTACAACCAGTGGGGCCAGCTGGGCAACGGAGGCAATATCACCGGCGACACTCCCGCACAAGTGCCGGGCCTCACAAACATCGTATCCATCGCCCGGCAAGGGGGCCAGGGGCATATGTGCGCTGTGCGCGACGACGGCACTGTATGGTCATGGGGCTACAACCTGGCCGGCCAACTGGGCAACGGCGCCAACTCCGACAGCAACGTCCCTGTGCAGGTCGGCGACATCTCGGATGTGGTGGCGGTGACCTGCGGCATGAGCCATGCGCTGGCCTTGAAGGCAGACGGCACCACCTGGGCCTGGGGTAGCAGCGATTGGGGCCAGCTGGGCTATGGTGGCTTGGTCGCCAGCTATGTGCCTGTGGCGGTCAGCGGCATCTGCGCGGGAACGACGGAGATCAGGGAGCCGGAGGCCCCCGGCGCGCTATCCGTCTTCCCCAACCCTGCAAGCGGCATCATCCGGCTGCGGACCGAGCAACGACCCGGCAGCACCGGGGCGATCCACGATGCCTTGGGGGCCAAGGTGATGGACCTGACGGCTGCGCAGCTAAGCGGATCCGATGCCATCGATGTATCGGGGTTGCAGGCAGGCACCTACCTCCTGCGCGCCATTGACCCGAGCGGCTCGGCTGCTGCGCGGGTCGTGGTGCAATAA
- a CDS encoding WbqC family protein: protein MDPVLSAFYFGCVEHYHLLAGHPRAIIDIGEHYERQSYRTRTRIVGPNGVQDLNVRIARDHGKKMPMRSVELSYAETWPEQHLHAIRSAYGKTPWFIHYIDDIEAVLMARHRLLIELDLATMRLGMKWLGLKTEVEVSKEYVGASRSAPPEAGDAGPDAALSHLSYSRSPFDFRAALHPKRPLPPELKGAPPYPQVFADRHGFQPRLSVIDLVMNTGPEAARTIRRP from the coding sequence ATGGACCCTGTCCTCTCCGCCTTCTACTTCGGCTGCGTGGAGCACTACCACCTGCTGGCCGGCCATCCAAGGGCGATCATCGACATTGGGGAGCACTACGAGCGGCAGAGTTACCGCACCCGCACCCGCATCGTGGGGCCAAACGGGGTGCAGGACCTCAATGTGCGCATTGCCCGCGACCACGGCAAAAAGATGCCCATGCGGTCGGTGGAGCTGAGCTATGCGGAGACCTGGCCCGAGCAGCATCTGCATGCGATCCGCAGTGCCTACGGGAAGACGCCATGGTTCATCCATTACATCGATGACATCGAGGCCGTGCTGATGGCCCGGCACCGGCTCCTCATCGAGCTTGACCTGGCGACGATGCGGCTGGGCATGAAATGGCTGGGGCTGAAGACCGAGGTGGAGGTGAGCAAGGAGTACGTGGGCGCCAGCCGCTCCGCCCCACCTGAGGCGGGCGATGCAGGTCCCGATGCGGCGCTTTCCCACTTGTCCTACAGCCGCTCGCCGTTCGACTTCCGCGCCGCCCTGCACCCGAAGCGGCCCCTCCCGCCTGAACTGAAGGGAGCGCCACCCTACCCGCAGGTATTTGCCGACCGCCATGGCTTCCAGCCCCGCTTGAGCGTCATCGACCTGGTGATGAACACCGGGCCGGAGGCCGCCCGAACCATCCGCAGGCCTTGA
- a CDS encoding cold shock domain-containing protein encodes MATFEKREKEKKRQQKKEEKERRKQERKANSPGGGLENMMAYVDEFGRITDTPPDPAKRKEIDISEIEIGVPRRAQEDEQPAIRSGRVDFFDSSKGFGFIREDGTQERFFVHVSRVEDAIADGDKVRFEVERGPKGMNAVNVKKA; translated from the coding sequence ATGGCCACATTCGAGAAGCGCGAGAAAGAGAAGAAACGGCAGCAGAAGAAGGAGGAGAAGGAACGCCGCAAACAGGAACGCAAGGCCAATTCCCCCGGCGGCGGCCTGGAGAACATGATGGCCTATGTGGATGAATTCGGTCGCATCACGGATACACCGCCCGACCCCGCCAAGCGCAAGGAGATCGACATCTCCGAGATCGAGATCGGCGTTCCGCGCCGCGCGCAGGAGGATGAGCAGCCCGCCATCCGCAGCGGCCGGGTCGATTTCTTCGACTCCAGCAAGGGCTTCGGATTCATCCGTGAGGACGGCACGCAGGAGCGCTTCTTCGTGCATGTGAGCCGGGTGGAGGACGCCATCGCAGATGGGGACAAGGTGCGCTTCGAAGTGGAGCGCGGCCCCAAGGGCATGAATGCGGTGAATGTGAAGAAGGCGTGA